CGGGTAGCCGGCGCCCGCCTGGCCGGGCGACCAACATGGCGACTCGGCCAGCTGGCGACGATGCTCGGCGACGAGCGCCGACGCCTGGACCATCTGGCGGCCGGTGACCTGGCCGTCCGCCCCTCACTCACACTCAGCTACCAAGCGCTCGATCCGGAAGCGCGCCGACTGCTCCTCCTGCTCAGCGTCTTCGACCTTCCGGACTTCCCGGCATGGTTCGCCGCGGTCGTGCTCGGGACCACGCTGGAAGACGGCATGGCGCACGCCGAAACGCTTGTGGACGCGCAACTGCTCACCGCCGTCGGCACCGATGTCTGCGGTCAGCACCGCTACCGCTTCCACGACCTGGTGCGGCTGTTCGCCAGAGAACGCGCCGCCCTGGAGGAGCCTCGCGAGGCGACAGCGGACGCCCTGCGCCGCGGGCTCGGTGGCTGGCTCGCCGTCGCCGAGCGGATGGCCAGGCACATCCCGGGTCCCTGCTACGCGGCGATCAGCGGACCTGCCACGCGTCCGGAGATGGACTGGTCCCACCCGTACCTGTCGCAACCTGACCCGGCACGGTGGTTCGACGCCGAGAAGGCGACGCTGCTCTCGGCAATCCGGCAAGCCTGCGCGCTCGGTTATGACGACCTGGCGTTCGACCTGGCCGGATGCATGGAGAAATACTTCGACGTGCGCGGCATGTACCGCGACTGGGCCGACATCAACACCGAGGTTCTGTCCGTCTGCAGGGCCGCCGGCAACCGCCTCGGTGAGGCCGTCATGCTGCGCGGGCTCATCGATGTGACGACGTGGATCGACGACCATCCCCGCGGCGACGCCATGTCCCGTCACCACGACGGAGCGCAGCGGCTACTGGCCATGTTCACCAAGCTGCGACACGAGCCGGGCATGTGCGACGCCGCGGTGATGTGCGCGTGGGCACTCGCAGCCGCCGGCGACCACTCCGGGGCGGCTGCCTATGCCACTCAAGCCCTGCAACTCGCCGACCGGTCGGATCACCGAGGCGGTCGGATTCGAGCCCGGCTCGCACTGTCGATCGTCAGCTACGAACAGGGACGCTTCGCGGATGCCGCGTCGCTCATCGAAATGTTGGACGAGGCGCGCGCGTTGAACAACCCGCGCTGGGTCGCGACCGTGCTGCAGTTCGCCGGCATCGCCCACGCTGACCTCGGTGACTTCCCGCGCAGCCAACAGATGCTGTACGAGTCGATGAGCATCGCCCTACGCCACGGCGACACATACACCCACGTCTTCACGCTCATCGCGCTGGCCCGCCTGGAGATGCGACATGGCGCCTCTACCGCGCGGGCGACCGCCGAAGCGGCGGTGATACTCAGCCGCGAGTACAACATGGCCCACCACCTGGCCGAAGCGCTCATGGTGCTGGGCGAGATCGAGTTGGCGGAGGATCGCCCCACAGACGCGATCGAGCACCTTGAGGAGTCCGTCGCGCTGTGGAGGACACGTGGCTGGCACTCCATGCATGTCGCGGCACTGGCAAGCCTCAGCCACGCCTACGCGCGCACCAATTCGCCGGCCGCCCGACGAGCACTCGAAGAGGCCAACGCGATCTCCGCCCGCCTCGGTGCCACCGCCAACGAGGCTCCGCCACCCGCTCGCCTACCCACAAACGACAGGCATCGATATCTGAGCATCTGAGCCGCATTTTGCCCGACGACAGACGTCTTGTACGTTGATCTTGTGTTTGAGCAGGTCCAGCGCTGGCGGCAACTTCCACCC
The nucleotide sequence above comes from Micromonospora luteifusca. Encoded proteins:
- a CDS encoding ATP-binding protein, translating into MAVPVVPPPNPDEARSTPEFLAALRRLRAWSTQTYRQLARQAEAAGDSMPASTTATMLSRSSLPRGELVSTFVQACGLDAAAAVRWVAVRDALASTNTVGDDTTPALPAGPWQAPARNLVPAMLPTDIADFTGREEHVTTLYQHLTGLDHGNRHHNATPIAVISGMGGVGKTTLAVHVAHRLAVAYPDGRLYVNLRGAETSPMPASDVLARFLRALGLDSRMIPPDETERAELFRTHLADRRVLLLLDDVASEAQVRPILPATATCAVLITSRSRLTGIEGTHRLDLDVFPAVIALRLLASVAGADRVRAEHVEATQIVRLCGGLPLAIRVAGARLAGRPTWRLGQLATMLGDERRRLDHLAAGDLAVRPSLTLSYQALDPEARRLLLLLSVFDLPDFPAWFAAVVLGTTLEDGMAHAETLVDAQLLTAVGTDVCGQHRYRFHDLVRLFARERAALEEPREATADALRRGLGGWLAVAERMARHIPGPCYAAISGPATRPEMDWSHPYLSQPDPARWFDAEKATLLSAIRQACALGYDDLAFDLAGCMEKYFDVRGMYRDWADINTEVLSVCRAAGNRLGEAVMLRGLIDVTTWIDDHPRGDAMSRHHDGAQRLLAMFTKLRHEPGMCDAAVMCAWALAAAGDHSGAAAYATQALQLADRSDHRGGRIRARLALSIVSYEQGRFADAASLIEMLDEARALNNPRWVATVLQFAGIAHADLGDFPRSQQMLYESMSIALRHGDTYTHVFTLIALARLEMRHGASTARATAEAAVILSREYNMAHHLAEALMVLGEIELAEDRPTDAIEHLEESVALWRTRGWHSMHVAALASLSHAYARTNSPAARRALEEANAISARLGATANEAPPPARLPTNDRHRYLSI